One genomic segment of Nocardia spumae includes these proteins:
- a CDS encoding ATP-binding protein, giving the protein MAFVRDLQPTAAVRGNLQFTHSGLVTATYFISPLGYGLRRSGDKYNVKSAHHALVNSLPAGSLLLGIQARLNTLDVLSKMVEGVDLDECEDYALEVVASYERVQAILPQTRIFLLSIPVGNAGAGISGLSQMWRGGSASVDVSSISRETLDGYDEKANEILSRIGGDFDPIPVPAAIFQWLWEHYLSRGAAGDPVAPTRAGVIDDATAAVFRSAALDEGAQADSNRRVRPSFVPVIKVVQPDYEFRPSYQAMLTPHAFPYGGMPFPGGSEFLSVLEGLDDVTVDWAMRVSTKPAETVLKSNELNLRRLGEQMDQRDQEISFAQNTLMSKAAMLAEYNHHFEVNSGESEVSFTTVIAVGSASHETTMDAVNTLKRRYKRFQVEMTAPLGAQVDLWSMMIPGSPQRRAFDDFAHILPSDMWSGFVPFTTSQIGDDSGPVIGVNLLSGNFEPIHFGIMEAALHDLSASFAVTGELGSGKSYFLKLMAVLVHDMGGQFLAIDRSQVGEWEYFAASIDDAVVIDLSNPTVSLDPLRLFAPRVAGERTLDSILPLLDLSPTSGAGAAMSGLLTPRGIAEHGIRSMLDLHNVVCRLRDSGSGEEFADLAARLGTILDRVPVLFDPTLPALRLDAAATVVRSHNLALPTAEELTTPHLYNRLPLTKRLGTALYELVGVAAREAYLSDNGRFGLLVGDEAHHFTQTHVGSAVTSDFSRDGRKHLAAIGLASHDPATDFQGAAHNLIPNRFVFRQRDETLARNSLQWLGVDLEETPFLLQVLREETSPPSGPGRTVPEERRGEMFMRDALNRIGRGKVLGPARQDRAEAIGSTPQTAGAGARRSPVLRQVSV; this is encoded by the coding sequence ATGGCATTCGTTCGCGATCTGCAGCCGACCGCGGCCGTGCGCGGAAATCTCCAATTCACCCACTCGGGCCTGGTGACCGCCACGTATTTCATCAGCCCCCTCGGCTACGGACTGCGCCGTTCGGGCGACAAGTACAACGTGAAATCGGCACACCACGCGCTGGTGAACAGCCTGCCCGCCGGTTCGCTGCTGCTGGGAATCCAGGCCCGGCTCAATACGCTGGACGTGCTCAGCAAGATGGTCGAGGGTGTCGATCTCGACGAATGTGAGGACTACGCACTCGAAGTGGTCGCTTCCTACGAGCGAGTGCAGGCGATTCTCCCGCAGACGCGGATATTCCTGCTGAGTATTCCGGTGGGAAACGCGGGCGCGGGCATCTCCGGCCTGTCACAAATGTGGCGGGGCGGTTCCGCGTCGGTCGACGTATCGTCGATTTCGCGGGAAACGCTCGACGGGTACGACGAGAAGGCCAACGAGATCCTGTCCCGGATCGGTGGCGACTTCGATCCGATTCCGGTGCCGGCCGCGATCTTCCAATGGCTGTGGGAGCACTATCTGTCGCGCGGCGCCGCGGGTGATCCGGTCGCGCCCACGCGTGCCGGGGTGATCGACGACGCCACCGCCGCGGTATTCCGTTCCGCCGCACTGGACGAGGGCGCCCAGGCCGACAGCAACCGCCGGGTTCGCCCGTCCTTCGTGCCGGTGATCAAGGTGGTCCAGCCCGACTACGAATTCCGGCCGTCCTATCAGGCCATGCTGACGCCGCACGCATTTCCCTACGGCGGTATGCCCTTTCCCGGTGGCAGCGAGTTCCTCAGTGTGCTCGAAGGGCTCGACGACGTCACGGTGGACTGGGCGATGCGGGTCTCCACCAAGCCGGCCGAGACCGTGCTCAAGAGCAACGAACTGAATCTGCGCCGCCTCGGCGAACAGATGGATCAGCGCGATCAGGAGATCTCGTTCGCGCAGAACACCCTGATGTCCAAGGCGGCGATGCTCGCCGAATACAACCACCACTTCGAGGTCAACAGTGGTGAATCCGAGGTGTCGTTCACGACGGTGATCGCGGTCGGCAGCGCATCCCACGAGACCACGATGGACGCCGTCAACACCCTCAAACGCCGCTACAAGCGGTTCCAGGTCGAAATGACCGCACCGCTGGGCGCTCAGGTCGATCTGTGGTCGATGATGATTCCGGGCAGTCCGCAGCGGCGCGCCTTCGACGACTTCGCCCATATCCTGCCCTCGGATATGTGGTCGGGTTTCGTGCCGTTCACCACCAGTCAGATCGGTGACGACAGCGGTCCCGTCATCGGGGTGAACCTGCTGTCGGGCAATTTCGAGCCCATCCATTTCGGGATCATGGAGGCGGCGCTGCACGACCTGTCCGCCTCGTTCGCGGTCACCGGCGAATTGGGTTCGGGCAAATCGTATTTCCTGAAATTGATGGCCGTGCTCGTGCACGATATGGGCGGGCAGTTCCTCGCCATCGACCGCAGTCAGGTGGGGGAGTGGGAGTACTTCGCCGCCTCCATCGACGACGCCGTCGTCATCGACCTGAGCAATCCCACCGTCTCGCTCGATCCGCTGCGGTTGTTCGCGCCCCGGGTCGCGGGTGAGCGGACGCTGGATTCCATTCTGCCGCTGCTGGATCTGTCGCCGACCAGTGGCGCCGGTGCGGCGATGAGCGGTCTGCTGACGCCCCGCGGCATCGCCGAGCACGGCATCCGCAGCATGCTGGACCTGCACAATGTGGTCTGCCGGCTGCGCGACAGCGGTAGTGGTGAGGAATTCGCGGATCTGGCCGCGCGTCTGGGCACCATTCTGGATCGGGTCCCGGTGCTGTTCGACCCGACGCTGCCGGCGCTGCGGCTCGACGCCGCCGCCACCGTGGTGCGCAGCCACAATCTGGCGCTGCCGACGGCCGAGGAGCTGACCACCCCGCACCTCTACAACCGGCTACCGCTGACCAAGCGACTGGGCACCGCACTGTACGAGCTGGTGGGTGTGGCCGCACGGGAGGCGTACCTGTCCGACAACGGCCGGTTCGGACTGCTCGTCGGTGACGAGGCGCATCACTTCACCCAGACCCACGTCGGTTCCGCCGTGACCTCCGATTTCAGCCGCGACGGCCGAAAGCACCTGGCCGCCATCGGTTTGGCCTCCCACGATCCCGCGACCGACTTCCAGGGCGCGGCGCACAACCTGATCCCGAACCGCTTCGTCTTCCGGCAGCGCGACGAAACCCTGGCGCGCAACAGTTTGCAGTGGCTCGGCGTCGATCTGGAGGAGACCCCGTTCCTGCTGCAGGTGCTGCGGGAGGAGACCTCGCCGCCGAGCGGACCGGGCCGCACCGTGCCGGAGGAACGTCGCGGTGAGATGTTCATGCGGGATGCGCTCAACCGCATCGGCCGCGGCAAGGTACTCGGCCCGGCACGACAGGACCGGGCGGAGGCGATCGGCAGTACACCGCAGACCGCGGGCGCGGGCGCGCGCCGCTCACCGGTGCTCCGGCAGGTGTCGGTATGA
- a CDS encoding conjugal transfer protein — translation MAARRRRDNALFAVLAVLAVLGGGHAVLSWFSSPPPGPSDADTTTIVGNAQLAESFAEEFVVTYLSATSGQQEKLSEYVNAQQMKLPSTARQVSDPIVVFASRSIGTKSLDVWAVTVSVRIAKTGAAGGLREYYRVPVSVAADGRRRALSLPSAVGAPGPGNDLALNYDISCGTDTPLAQVASGFLAAYLTGSGDVARYVTPNSGIAALQPAPYTGVETATVSSADSSCGTSADSAKVLATINPKTGAGPAPTLAYPLTMIRSSGQWQVQAMDALPALHTPIAVVSGGQARDSASASASGTPTTAPSTAVSVPPATQN, via the coding sequence ATGGCCGCTCGCCGCCGCCGCGACAATGCCCTGTTCGCCGTCCTCGCCGTGCTGGCCGTCCTCGGCGGCGGACATGCCGTCCTGAGCTGGTTCTCCTCACCGCCGCCCGGCCCCTCCGACGCCGACACCACCACGATCGTCGGGAATGCCCAGCTGGCTGAGTCGTTCGCCGAGGAATTCGTGGTGACCTACCTGTCGGCGACGAGCGGTCAGCAGGAGAAGCTCTCCGAGTACGTCAACGCACAGCAGATGAAGCTGCCGTCCACAGCCCGGCAGGTCTCCGATCCGATCGTCGTATTCGCCTCGCGCAGTATCGGCACCAAGAGTCTGGACGTATGGGCCGTCACGGTGTCGGTCCGGATCGCCAAAACCGGTGCGGCGGGCGGGCTTCGCGAGTACTACCGGGTGCCGGTCTCGGTCGCCGCCGATGGTCGCCGCCGAGCGCTGTCCCTTCCGTCGGCGGTCGGCGCCCCCGGCCCCGGCAACGATCTGGCGCTGAACTACGACATTTCCTGCGGCACCGACACCCCACTGGCGCAGGTTGCCTCCGGATTCCTCGCGGCCTATCTCACCGGCTCCGGTGACGTGGCCCGCTACGTCACCCCCAACTCCGGAATCGCGGCGCTGCAACCGGCGCCGTACACGGGCGTCGAGACGGCCACGGTGTCGTCGGCGGATTCGAGCTGCGGTACGAGCGCGGACTCCGCCAAGGTGCTCGCCACCATCAATCCGAAGACCGGCGCGGGCCCGGCTCCGACGCTGGCATATCCGCTCACGATGATCCGCAGCTCGGGACAGTGGCAGGTGCAGGCTATGGATGCCCTTCCGGCCCTGCACACTCCGATTGCGGTCGTCTCCGGCGGACAGGCGCGGGACTCCGCCTCGGCGTCCGCTTCCGGCACTCCGACCACCGCGCCGTCAACCGCGGTCTCGGTCCCACCGGCGACACAGAACTGA
- a CDS encoding GAF domain-containing protein, translated as MRSDAVIPWITIETLMPDVMTVASVGETPREFASWQRVVQRVLTKMPAVYDSLTTARLADALQSARGRAEEVDMRIPTRAGHHELKLRPVFGPAGDVHALRLWLGPAAAAIPEPRPAVGAIWDLDSQTVQQPSGITRLPGVDVQEYVPRMSIAEVFHRMTAFDRHSEVLDLLYEPKPGAKMQFDVAVPHNSGRPGRWRVTIRARDDDRTRGAWWLIEDVSSDDQPATWSTLERVGLREAHRRAGTHLAVIELERTSISHWLTDPAPWMRWDYLFRPVDVFHPDDRGRLIELSGRLAAGDTAGVTVRALNYGGGYTPTSMLLYPYPGYSTRQLAIAQLVRVADDVPMMEPHREAFAARHHRVPIGYDDQLQHRLAYRMNRSPVY; from the coding sequence ATGCGAAGCGACGCAGTAATCCCATGGATAACCATTGAGACGTTGATGCCTGATGTGATGACCGTGGCATCGGTGGGGGAGACGCCGCGTGAGTTCGCGAGCTGGCAGCGAGTTGTGCAACGGGTGCTGACGAAGATGCCCGCGGTGTACGACAGCCTCACCACCGCGCGGCTGGCCGACGCGCTGCAGTCGGCGCGGGGCCGGGCCGAGGAAGTGGATATGCGTATCCCGACTCGGGCCGGGCATCACGAACTCAAACTGCGGCCGGTCTTCGGTCCGGCCGGTGATGTGCACGCGCTGCGGTTGTGGCTCGGTCCGGCGGCGGCCGCGATCCCCGAGCCGCGTCCCGCGGTGGGCGCGATCTGGGATCTGGATTCCCAGACCGTGCAGCAGCCCAGCGGGATCACCCGATTGCCGGGTGTGGACGTGCAGGAATACGTGCCCCGCATGTCGATCGCCGAGGTCTTCCATCGCATGACGGCTTTCGATCGTCACTCGGAAGTCCTCGATCTGCTCTATGAACCCAAACCCGGCGCCAAGATGCAGTTCGACGTCGCGGTTCCGCACAATTCGGGCCGGCCCGGCCGGTGGCGGGTCACCATCCGCGCGCGCGACGACGACCGCACCCGCGGCGCGTGGTGGTTGATCGAGGACGTGTCCTCCGACGACCAGCCCGCCACCTGGTCCACCCTCGAACGCGTGGGTCTGCGTGAGGCGCATCGGCGGGCGGGAACGCATCTGGCGGTGATCGAACTCGAGCGCACCAGCATCTCGCACTGGCTCACCGACCCGGCGCCGTGGATGCGCTGGGACTACCTGTTCCGTCCGGTGGACGTCTTCCATCCCGATGATCGTGGGCGGTTGATCGAACTCAGCGGGCGGCTGGCAGCGGGGGATACGGCGGGGGTCACCGTGCGGGCGCTCAACTACGGCGGCGGTTACACGCCGACCTCGATGTTGCTGTATCCCTATCCCGGCTACTCCACCCGGCAGCTGGCCATCGCGCAATTGGTGCGAGTCGCCGACGACGTCCCGATGATGGAACCGCATCGAGAAGCCTTCGCGGCGCGCCACCATCGGGTGCCGATCGGCTACGACGATCAACTTCAGCACCGGCTCGCGTATCGAATGAATCGCAGCCCGGTGTATTGA
- a CDS encoding ROK family protein: MTVLALQIGVDGFAACRVAEDVEEDDVRRVPIPAAGTWEVCRDLLVAAAEGHEITAVGIGSPGPIDMAAGVVAPVEIPEWHAGFALKDAVSKLFPAAKVQIGLDGVCMALAERNFGATAEVMDALSVLVSDRITAGLSVGGFSVVGRTGNAGHFGHVLVPGFDDPCECGGRGCLEAVAGGRALLRWTRNQGFGGTTVPELIAAAAAGDTVATEALQRAGTALGRAIASVAPLLDFDLVVLGGTVAKAGPVLWKPLNAAVATHARIGFLTGLRVIPSEVDEIGVLAGAGVLGVMADA, from the coding sequence ATGACGGTTCTGGCTCTGCAGATCGGTGTGGACGGCTTCGCGGCGTGTCGGGTGGCCGAGGATGTCGAGGAAGACGATGTCCGCCGTGTTCCGATACCGGCGGCCGGGACCTGGGAGGTCTGCCGCGACCTGCTCGTCGCGGCCGCCGAAGGTCATGAGATCACCGCCGTCGGAATCGGTTCACCGGGCCCGATCGATATGGCCGCCGGGGTGGTGGCCCCGGTCGAGATACCCGAATGGCATGCCGGGTTCGCCCTGAAAGATGCCGTGAGCAAGTTGTTCCCGGCCGCGAAGGTGCAGATCGGTCTCGACGGTGTGTGCATGGCGCTGGCCGAACGCAACTTCGGGGCCACCGCCGAGGTGATGGACGCGCTGTCGGTGCTGGTCTCCGACCGCATCACCGCCGGCCTCTCGGTCGGCGGATTCTCCGTCGTCGGGCGTACCGGTAACGCGGGCCATTTCGGCCATGTGCTCGTTCCCGGTTTCGACGATCCGTGTGAATGCGGTGGTCGCGGTTGCCTCGAAGCGGTCGCCGGCGGCCGGGCGCTGTTGCGCTGGACGCGTAATCAGGGCTTCGGCGGCACCACGGTGCCCGAACTGATCGCGGCCGCCGCGGCGGGAGATACCGTGGCGACCGAGGCTCTGCAGCGTGCCGGTACGGCACTGGGCCGGGCCATCGCTTCGGTGGCGCCGCTGCTCGACTTCGACCTGGTGGTCCTGGGCGGCACGGTGGCCAAAGCCGGTCCGGTGCTGTGGAAACCGCTGAATGCCGCGGTCGCGACCCATGCCCGGATCGGGTTCCTGACCGGTCTGCGGGTCATCCCGTCGGAGGTCGACGAAATCGGGGTGCTGGCCGGCGCCGGTGTACTCGGCGTCATGGCCGACGCATAG
- a CDS encoding MerR family transcriptional regulator encodes MAVHSEFTIDELARAADTTVRSVRVYHERGLLPSPEVRGRIGYYGSDHLERLHTISRLLSRGMKLNGIRELLEAWDRGDGLADVLGVSDAPADRESDAAQEKPDNEDPLADLPDYVKQALAGSSDPLDAYRLTNPRCSDLAARLMDSGVPDTTAFQVVERLRADCNQIADRYATEMFYCLAGQAYERSPREPKDRARLESELAIARLIATRAASELIDQAFARHAELPAPQSDTAH; translated from the coding sequence ATGGCTGTGCACTCGGAGTTCACGATCGACGAGCTGGCGCGGGCAGCAGACACCACCGTGCGCAGCGTGCGTGTGTACCACGAACGTGGGTTGTTGCCGTCACCGGAGGTGCGCGGCCGTATCGGCTATTACGGCTCGGATCATCTGGAGCGGCTGCACACGATCAGCCGTCTCCTCAGCCGGGGCATGAAGCTCAACGGCATCCGGGAGTTGCTCGAGGCGTGGGACCGTGGCGACGGTCTCGCCGATGTGCTCGGCGTGAGCGACGCGCCCGCCGATCGTGAATCCGATGCGGCACAGGAGAAGCCGGACAACGAGGACCCGCTGGCCGATCTGCCCGATTACGTGAAGCAGGCGCTGGCCGGCAGCTCCGACCCGCTGGACGCCTATCGGCTCACCAACCCGCGCTGCAGCGACCTCGCGGCACGCCTGATGGACAGCGGCGTCCCGGACACCACGGCCTTCCAGGTCGTCGAGCGGTTGCGCGCGGACTGCAATCAGATCGCCGATCGCTACGCCACCGAGATGTTCTACTGCCTCGCGGGACAGGCCTACGAGCGCTCACCGCGCGAACCCAAGGATCGTGCGCGGCTGGAGAGCGAATTGGCGATCGCCCGGCTGATCGCCACCCGGGCCGCCTCCGAACTGATCGATCAAGCCTTCGCCCGCCACGCCGAGCTGCCCGCCCCACAGAGCGATACCGCGCACTGA
- a CDS encoding phosphatase PAP2 family protein, with the protein MRRPHLLSRRIRGVNAVDRHLVDRSAALRPSAADNALRSLTIAANANRLWIVAGAAAIAFGTGPQRRAGARGLVAAGLASAVANGVAKPLFPRRRPPAEAVPLMRRLISPPVSSSFPSGHAASAAAFAVGVAVESPAAAVAVAPVAAAVAYSRIHVGVHWPSDVLAGMALGTAIAIGTRRWWAVRRDEPAAVGAAERIEPLIAGADLLLVANPQSGSGDGATLLSDLTRHLPQAVVVELGADIDLDAEIDARVRDGSVRALGVLGGDGTVSAVAEAAVRHGLPLAVFPGGTLNHFARDIGADDAAATMTALTSGRIARADTARVRLDDGTERMVVNTASLGGYPDFVRLRERWEHRIGKWPAAAVAMVCVLARARPLNTTIDDVPAAVWMLFVGNGTYRPGDQVPTERTDLHGAGLDIRFLRADRRFSRLRLIWASITGTLGVSPTYVHRRADKLRVRIWGSPISLATDGEVDTRSRTFDFTGEPSSLAIFRRGHSGA; encoded by the coding sequence ATGCGACGGCCTCACCTCTTGTCCCGACGAATTCGCGGCGTCAACGCCGTGGATCGACATCTGGTCGATCGGAGCGCGGCGCTGCGCCCCAGCGCGGCGGATAACGCGCTGCGCTCACTCACCATCGCGGCCAATGCGAACCGCCTGTGGATCGTGGCGGGGGCGGCGGCGATCGCCTTCGGCACCGGCCCGCAACGACGGGCCGGGGCGCGCGGACTGGTCGCGGCGGGACTCGCCAGCGCAGTCGCCAACGGTGTTGCCAAACCGCTGTTTCCGCGACGACGCCCGCCCGCCGAGGCGGTGCCGCTGATGCGCCGGTTGATCTCGCCGCCGGTGTCCTCGTCGTTCCCCTCCGGCCACGCGGCCTCCGCCGCGGCCTTCGCGGTCGGCGTGGCCGTCGAATCCCCCGCGGCGGCGGTCGCGGTGGCGCCGGTGGCCGCCGCGGTGGCGTACTCCCGGATCCACGTGGGCGTGCACTGGCCCAGCGATGTGCTCGCCGGCATGGCGCTCGGAACGGCGATCGCGATCGGCACCCGGCGGTGGTGGGCGGTGCGCCGCGACGAGCCGGCGGCCGTCGGGGCCGCCGAACGGATCGAGCCGCTGATCGCCGGGGCGGACCTGCTGCTGGTGGCCAACCCACAGTCCGGTAGCGGTGACGGCGCCACGCTGCTGTCCGATCTGACGCGCCATCTGCCGCAGGCCGTCGTGGTGGAACTCGGTGCGGATATCGACCTCGACGCCGAAATCGACGCCCGGGTGCGCGACGGTTCCGTACGCGCACTGGGCGTACTCGGCGGCGACGGCACCGTCTCGGCCGTCGCCGAAGCCGCGGTGCGCCACGGACTTCCACTGGCGGTGTTTCCGGGTGGAACACTCAATCACTTCGCCCGCGATATCGGCGCCGACGACGCCGCCGCCACCATGACGGCGTTGACGTCCGGACGGATCGCCCGCGCCGATACCGCCCGAGTGCGCCTGGACGACGGCACCGAACGCATGGTGGTCAACACCGCCAGCCTCGGCGGCTATCCCGATTTCGTCCGGTTGCGCGAACGGTGGGAGCACCGAATCGGTAAATGGCCGGCCGCGGCGGTGGCCATGGTCTGTGTGCTGGCCCGGGCCCGGCCGCTGAACACGACCATCGACGACGTACCGGCGGCGGTGTGGATGCTGTTCGTGGGCAACGGAACCTACCGTCCCGGCGACCAGGTCCCCACCGAGCGCACCGACCTGCACGGCGCCGGTCTCGACATCCGCTTCCTCCGCGCCGATCGCCGATTCTCGCGGCTGCGGCTGATCTGGGCCTCGATCACCGGAACCCTCGGCGTCTCCCCGACCTATGTGCACCGCCGTGCGGACAAACTGCGGGTGCGGATCTGGGGATCCCCGATCTCGCTGGCCACCGACGGCGAAGTCGACACGCGCAGCAGGACTTTCGACTTCACGGGCGAACCCTCGTCGCTGGCGATCTTCCGGCGCGGCCACTCCGGCGCTTAG
- a CDS encoding DUF6508 domain-containing protein, producing MTQAESLSAGSADAALVRLTAHDRGVLTELVRRADTHEGPFGETVTSNPDGTPCPPRSRHAAIVDDVRRYLIDRQLLLTHFDWGAWADGHRTIQRRDRATLASCTAQQCLQYLTLLVRADRFTEGTLRSGFETGLMQALLHRLHQHTYPRAPH from the coding sequence ATGACGCAGGCCGAATCCCTGTCGGCCGGCTCGGCCGACGCCGCGCTGGTGCGATTGACCGCCCACGATCGCGGCGTCCTGACCGAGCTGGTCCGACGCGCCGACACCCACGAAGGGCCCTTCGGTGAGACGGTGACCAGTAACCCCGACGGCACCCCGTGCCCGCCCCGGTCCCGCCACGCGGCGATCGTCGACGATGTCCGCCGCTACCTGATCGACCGGCAGCTATTGCTGACCCATTTCGACTGGGGCGCTTGGGCAGACGGCCATCGAACGATCCAGCGACGCGATCGGGCCACACTCGCGTCATGCACCGCCCAGCAGTGCCTGCAGTACCTGACGCTGCTGGTGCGCGCGGACCGATTCACCGAGGGCACCCTGCGTTCGGGCTTCGAGACCGGGCTGATGCAGGCGCTACTACACCGGCTGCATCAGCACACCTATCCCCGCGCGCCGCATTAG
- a CDS encoding SDR family NAD(P)-dependent oxidoreductase translates to MSARAAMVIGGGSGIGRASAHALARDGFRIVVADVNVEAAQAVAADIGDAATALRLDVTDEDSVAAGFGASPELHAVVNCAGLSLPGPITELELAQWKTTVDVCLTGSFLVIKYAGRQLADGGSITCIASLNGRQPGTGMAGYCAAKAGVLMLVEVAALELAERGIRVNAISPGLVDTPLVAGIAFVPGLTEEYLENTPLGRSGRPEEIAEMVAFLASERGSWMTGAAIDLNGGAHLKRYPDVLARVRALQGD, encoded by the coding sequence ATGAGCGCGCGGGCCGCGATGGTGATCGGCGGCGGATCGGGTATCGGACGTGCCAGCGCACACGCGCTGGCGCGCGACGGTTTCCGGATCGTCGTCGCCGATGTGAATGTGGAAGCGGCACAGGCGGTCGCGGCCGATATCGGCGATGCCGCCACCGCGCTGCGCCTCGACGTCACCGACGAGGATTCGGTCGCCGCCGGATTCGGCGCGTCCCCGGAGTTGCACGCGGTGGTCAACTGCGCGGGGCTGTCGCTGCCCGGCCCGATCACCGAACTCGAACTGGCGCAGTGGAAGACGACGGTCGATGTCTGTCTGACCGGATCGTTCCTGGTGATCAAGTACGCGGGCCGGCAGCTGGCCGACGGCGGCTCCATCACCTGCATCGCCTCCCTCAACGGCCGCCAGCCCGGCACGGGGATGGCCGGCTACTGCGCCGCCAAGGCCGGGGTGCTGATGCTGGTGGAGGTCGCCGCGCTCGAACTGGCCGAGCGCGGCATCCGGGTCAACGCGATCAGCCCCGGGCTGGTCGACACCCCGCTGGTCGCCGGCATCGCCTTCGTTCCGGGCCTGACCGAGGAGTACCTGGAGAACACGCCGCTGGGCCGCAGCGGCCGCCCGGAGGAGATCGCCGAGATGGTGGCGTTCCTGGCCTCCGAGCGCGGCTCCTGGATGACCGGCGCGGCCATCGACCTCAACGGCGGGGCGCATCTCAAGCGGTATCCGGATGTCCTGGCGCGGGTGCGTGCGCTACAGGGCGACTAA
- a CDS encoding alpha/beta hydrolase — MTTYRQIQFGSGGIRCDAWFFEGATESPFDGPQGRPVVVMAHGFGGTKDSGLEPFARRLSAAGLAVFAFDYRGFGASAGAPRQRVSMSAQAQDYRAALSAAAQQPGVDPNRLVAWGISLSGGHALTVAADRPDICAVVAVVPLVNGVAAGRVAFAQVGGAALAKSTVSSVRSALAGRFGGNPVMMPLVGKPGEHAALTADGYYESYTALAGPTWRNEVDAAIGLELGNYRADRHAARITAPVLMQIADFDRAAPAHAAAKAGFAARAEIRHYPCDHFDVFAGNDWFDAALDHQVHFLTRHLAGAERAAVPGARR, encoded by the coding sequence GTGACGACGTATCGGCAAATCCAGTTCGGCTCCGGCGGAATACGGTGCGACGCCTGGTTTTTCGAAGGGGCGACGGAGAGCCCGTTCGACGGGCCGCAGGGTCGCCCGGTCGTGGTGATGGCGCACGGATTCGGCGGCACCAAGGATTCCGGCTTGGAACCGTTCGCGCGGCGATTGAGTGCGGCGGGATTGGCCGTGTTCGCCTTCGACTACCGAGGTTTCGGCGCCTCCGCGGGTGCGCCGCGCCAGCGGGTCTCGATGAGTGCGCAGGCTCAGGACTACCGTGCCGCGCTGTCCGCGGCGGCACAGCAACCCGGGGTGGATCCGAACCGTCTGGTGGCATGGGGCATATCGCTGTCGGGCGGGCACGCGTTGACGGTCGCCGCCGATCGGCCCGACATCTGCGCGGTGGTCGCGGTGGTCCCGCTGGTGAACGGAGTGGCCGCGGGCCGGGTGGCCTTCGCTCAGGTCGGCGGTGCGGCGCTCGCGAAGTCCACGGTCTCGAGCGTGCGCAGCGCCCTGGCCGGACGCTTCGGCGGCAACCCGGTGATGATGCCGCTGGTCGGCAAACCGGGGGAGCATGCCGCGCTGACCGCCGACGGCTATTACGAGTCCTACACGGCGCTGGCCGGTCCGACCTGGCGCAACGAGGTCGACGCGGCGATCGGGTTGGAACTGGGCAACTATCGCGCCGACCGGCACGCCGCGCGGATCACCGCGCCCGTGCTGATGCAGATCGCGGACTTCGATCGGGCCGCGCCCGCCCATGCCGCGGCCAAGGCCGGATTCGCGGCGCGTGCGGAAATCCGCCACTATCCGTGCGATCACTTCGATGTGTTCGCCGGTAACGACTGGTTCGATGCGGCCCTCGACCATCAGGTGCATTTCCTGACCCGTCATCTGGCCGGCGCCGAGCGCGCGGCGGTTCCCGGAGCGCGGCGATGA